From Plasmodium chabaudi chabaudi strain AS genome assembly, chromosome: 12, the proteins below share one genomic window:
- a CDS encoding N-terminal acetyltransferase A complex catalytic subunit ARD1, putative (term=annotation;date=20150824;qualifier=removed_product=N-acetyltransferase, putative;qualifier=added_product=n-terminal acetyltransferase a complex catalytic subunit ard1, putative;qualifier=added_gene_name=ard1;qualifier=added_ec_number=2.3.1.88;qualifier=added_GO:0031415;qualifier=added_GO:0004596;qualifier=added_GO:0006474;curatorName=ucb@sanger.ac.uk;~;query 115-115;GPI_cleavage_site_score=2.3220003;~pfam_scan;Pfam:PF00583.20; E()=6.9E-8;score=32.5;query 49-121;description=Acetyltransf_1;~iprscan;InterPro:IPR016181 : Acyl-CoA N-acyltransferase;Superfamily:SSF55729; score=1.01E-19;query 1-149;description=Acyl-CoA N-acyltransferase;~iprscan;InterPro:IPR000182 : GCN5-related N-acetyltransferase;Pfam:PF00583; score=3.0E-9;query 39-121;description=GNAT domain;~iprscan;InterPro:IPR000182 : GCN5-related N-acetyltransferase;Prosite:PS51186; score=12.043;query 2-151;description=GNAT domain) translates to MLSIRKSNIYDLLAMQKCNSVNLPENYNMRYYFYHDISWPSLSQLAEDYDGKICGYTLGKLEEEDEKKGHLTSVAVLKTYRKQKLAYYLITQTHEFINKVYNVNNICLHVRVSNSAALNLYFNLLNYKIKGIEHLYYGNKEDAYQMEHIFVK, encoded by the coding sequence ATGTTGTCAATCAGAAAGAGTAACATATATGATTTGCTTGCAATGCAAAAATGTAATAGTGTTAATTTGccagaaaattataatatgagatattatttttatcatgaTATATCATGGCCTTCTTTAAGCCAATTAGCTGAAGACTATGATGGGAAAATTTGTGGATACACTTTAGGCAAACTTGAGGAagaagatgaaaaaaaaggacATTTGACGTCTGTTGcagttttaaaaacatatagaaaacaaaaactagcttattatttaataacacAAACACATGAATTCATTAATAAAGTATAcaatgtaaataatatttgctTACATGTAAGAGTAAGTAATAGTGCTGCTTTAAATCTATACTTTAACCTactaaattataaaattaaaggaATAGAACACCTATATTATGGTAATAAAGAAGATGCGTATCAAATGGagcatatatttgttaaataa
- a CDS encoding conserved Plasmodium protein, unknown function (tmhmm; query 1-1658; ~;query 1649-1657; ~;query 1629-1648; ~;query 1-1628), whose product MFYLDTKLNIKNFGNNENKVDRSYMNIRKVNSEHARYNLGKTTYTKMNNNYIMNEDRNNVVLNKYLKNAHLLNNINDQTNGTYGIKSKLPTLYARTSSPIKINGAYPIYKNENVYYYKENIPFKKRMCNSVEIVTLSNINTAHEYLQNNKINNSFIKFPNNLKLNNNFNDGQKKTIEKMQEQKYFPKKNSCAANLKRSMSIYTVLNNGEINNNNTNYYYNNNNNYICKNIPELYSKKKASVNTKKTMKNCFEIVKSKYDEMHNKNVIDEKNKYIPPHNYNISLINGAKVCANNIGRNKIKHCNSMLLNNSIKNDTQHINLWKEEQIDVPNAIIKSHTLTKFPVGSSIYHKTQTPNIRQYGSMSQFENPVKLVQLKTINSFDADENNKNNNEVLGTGPEYLSQQNSSIHDGNGEYHPLRSSTLPCNKNEKERSNICNLSCMNSKYISYENVGNGIIQNQEQAVPMVESKNGQDTFNQNNCNELKDAKGEENVNKTNELMKKTEKYICGNSSNIESSKNSIHAKLCSVENIEIIKQKNYRENEEINNENLIKESEIQNNSIKKTNVENKKVNNPTNLRNGINIDALKGCILGNLSKSNNENQDVTFNSIDNISKEENDASEKCSNTNEVKKNSILKIEETEIDNSSERIHYNSGENCNLESENEKKLKMNKRKSSNNESINFKDELSPSHIMELLKILKKLKKSKIYKFSIDKFLLQENGYEKIIKYIEKNEYKRGSTLNTSVYESDNNSKSNDGKYSENDLYNVDNKNDNRFDEVLKCKTNKSNSKVDKNVVKSLETIYKVKNCLYTLGISFNEVINLDKIKSIFWYLYIKHKLSKKMSISEFCEMLNYKIDENMNKNYFKEYVNYEIFKKHNRDNFENFGNKIQVLESLFYLLKSYPINYDENKGCFYMLNPEKNKMYKNYKYNTDRNKMSIIKLTNEVTENFKNSFFFLDKIFIPKDAFFFVKDSEDVGIRNNKNKPVYVHHALVNDLKEEMAEQTVFDNLYSCEPPYKSDYYRYIQKKRIQNKIRKFKEYILNYYEFDSVEDFFETLLVFDVEHKKLISILSNNKTNDFMNPLNNNYNKYVSLCFNITKNIYEQYRSLVDSNDDNTLTKENEINSLEIKENGYNVEYFNLDSAETVKVKMENRRKNTKTDWSTIESQIGTTDSCNSDEHIVRTNTYINIDKIDKKNEETIEEMSIMYEEFFNFGNTRKKVKEINIDTFKIFIENLGKLKGFPNFASINECFLGICFCDPDLPKHIFNQKNILPKNMNFNGFMNCMRYIPYVIPDFPLPTSYFKNKYNNIDVFNSRNQFLNILKYKGCKKETIHLRNQIVLDITKLFVLISWNFGVNTEEFNEVVGLEPNKLVDMVNSSYYINYKYSLKKKQKNKNNGEKTMPESGIDGLYTSSSTESITDSEQSEEMYSNTCNLFDVKGMIKQNSKHSSYIERGNTKNYKSTSDCTQNSNEYNMLFEELLKKGGKKKMTYKVVPKWHASNDIFLSRLVSYDEIQIGLYELYPLFMIQTSLIYMIHISCCMITEDEWKYFFEDSFTLYKKLQPEEIAMRYIKNKGCRFYKLKNIQLNESIDIHNAFMKIPENMKCPEVRKLAINGENTASGYLAEPFDIYHLMFISKVFWYIFTYSDNFLILRSALLRNCKNKKKQ is encoded by the coding sequence ttttaatgacggacaaaaaaaaactattgaaaaaatgcaagagcaaaaatatttccccaaaaaaaattcatgtgcggcaaatttaaaaagaagCATGAGTATTTACACAGTTCTAAATAATggagaaataaataataataatacaaattattattacaacaataataataattatatttgtaaaaatataccagAGTTAtactcaaaaaaaaaagctagTGTAAACACAAAAAAGACAATGAAGAATTGTTTTGAAATTGTTAAAAGtaaatatgatgaaatgcataataaaaatgtaattgatgaaaaaaataaatatatacctcctcataattataatatatctcTAATTAATGGCGCCAAAGTTTGtgcaaataatataggGAGGAATAAGATTAAGCATTGTAATAGTATgctattaaataattctataaaaaatgatacacaacatataaatttatggaAGGAAGAACAAATTGATGTTCCTAATGCAATAATTAAATCACACACACTAACCAAATTTCCAGTAGGATCAAgtatatatcataaaacTCAGACCCCTAATATAAGGCAATATGGAAGTATGTCTCAATTTGAAAATCCTGTGAAATTGGTTCAGTTAAAAACCATTAATTCCTTTGATGCGGAcgaaaataacaaaaataataatgaggTATTGGGTACGGGTCCAGAATATTTATCACAACAAAATAGTAGCATACATGATGGGAATGGTGAATATCATCCTCTTAGGAGTAGTACTCTTCcttgtaataaaaatgaaaaagaaagaagTAATATCTGCAATTTAAGTTGTATGAAttctaaatatataagttaTGAGAATGTTGGAAATGGAATTATTCAAAATCAAGAACAAGCTGTACCAATGGTTGAGTCGAAAAATGGGCAAGACACTtttaatcaaaataattgtaaTGAGTTAAAAGATGCTAAAGGGGAAGAAAACGTAAATAAAACTAATGAgctaatgaaaaaaacagaaaaatatatttgtggTAACTCTTCAAATATTGAATCAAGTAAGAATAGTATTCATGCAAAATTGTGTAGCgttgaaaatattgaaataattaaacAGAAAAACTATAgagaaaatgaagaaataaataatgagaaTTTGATAAAAGAATCTGAAATccaaaataatagtattaaaaaaacaaatgtggaaaacaaaaaagtaAACAATCCAACTAATTTGAGAAAcggaataaatatagacGCGTTAAAGGGATGTATACTTGGGAATTTGAGCaaatcaaataatgaaaatcaAGATGTTACTTTCAATTctattgataatattagTAAAGAGGAAAATGATGCATCTGAAAAATGTAGTAATACCAATgaagtgaaaaaaaattcaattcTTAAAATAGAGGAGACCGAGATTGATAATAGTAGTGAACGTATCCATTATAACAGTGGAGAAAATTGTAATTTAGAAAGCgagaatgaaaaaaaattaaaaatgaacaaaagaaaaagttcaaataatgaaagtataaattttaaagacGAATTGAGCCCTAGCCATATTATGGAATtacttaaaattttaaaaaaattaaaaaaatcaaaaatatataaattcagtattgataaatttttattacaagAAAATGggtatgaaaaaattataaaatatatagaaaagaATGAATACAAAAGAGGAAGCACTTTGAATACTTCGGTGTATGAAAGtgataataatagcaaATCTAACGATGGGAAATATTCTGAAAAcgatttatataatgtagACAATAAGAATGATAATCGTTTTGATGAAGTGTTAAAATGTAAAACGAATAAGTCTAATTCTAAAGTTGATAAGAATGTTGTGAAATCATTGGAGacaatatataaagtaaaaaattgtttatatactCTTGGGATATCATTTAATGAAGTAATTAATttagataaaataaaaagtattttttggtatttatatataaaacataagCTGTCTAAAAAAATGAGTATATCTGAATTTTGTGAAATGCTAAATTATAAGAtagatgaaaatatgaataaaaattattttaaagaatatgtaaattatgaaatatttaaaaaacataatcgtgataattttgaaaattttggTAATAAAATTCAGGTTTTAGaaagtttattttatttactaaAATCATATCctataaattatgatgaaaataaaggttgtttttatatgttaaatccagaaaaaaataaaatgtataaaaattataaatataatacagACAGAAATAAGATGAgcattataaaattaacaaatgaAGTAactgaaaattttaaaaatagttttttctttcttgataaaatatttatacctAAAGATGCATTCTTTTTCGTAAAAGATTCAGAAGATGTAGGAATACGaaacaacaaaaataaGCCAGTATATGTCCATCATGCTTTGGTAAATGatttaaaagaagaaaTGGCAGAACAAACcgtttttgataatttatattcatgtGAGCCTCCATATAAATCAGATtattatagatatatacagaaaaaaagaatacaaaataaaattcgaAAATTTAAAGAGTATATActtaattattatgaatttGATTCTGTAGAAGACTTTTTTGAAACCTTGCTTGTATTTGATGTagaacataaaaaattaattagcATATTAAGTAATAACAAAACTAATGATTTTATGAACccattaaataataattataataaatatgtaagcTTATGCTTTAacataacaaaaaatatatatgaacaatACAGATCGCTAGTAGATTCAAATGATGATAACACTCTTACGAaggaaaatgaaataaatagtttggaaataaaagaaaatggaTATAATGTAGAATATTTCAATTTAGACAGTGCTGAGACTGTAAAAGTTAAAATGGAGAacagaagaaaaaatacaaaaacgGATTGGTCAACTATAGAATCTCAAATAGGTACAACCGATAGTTGTAACAGTGATGAGCATATAGTAAGGACCAAtacttatattaatattgataagatagataaaaaaaatgaagaaacaATTGAAGAGATGTCAATTATGTATgaagaattttttaattttggtAATACTAGAAAGAaagtaaaagaaataaatatagatacatttaaaatatttattgaaaatttaggaaaattaaaagggTTTCCAAATTTTGCATCTATTAATGAATGTTTTCTTGGTATATGTTTTTGTGATCCAGATTTAcctaaacatatatttaaccaaaaaaatatattaccaaaaaatatgaacttTAATGGTTTTATGAACTGTATGAGATATATACCATATGTTATTCCTGATTTCCCATTACCAACAAGCtactttaaaaataaatataataacataGATGTATTTAATTCAAGGaatcaatttttaaatatattaaaatataaaggcTGTAAAAAAGAAACTATACATTTAAGAAATCAAATAGTTTTAGatattacaaaattatttgttttaatatcTTGGAATTTTGGTGTTAATACCGAAGAATTTAATGAAGTAGTTGGTTTGGAACCAAATAAGCTAGTTGATATGGTTAATTCgtcttattatataaattacaaGTACtcattgaaaaaaaaacaaaaaaataaaaataacggAGAAAAGACAATGCCAGAAAGCGGAATAGATGGTTTGTATACTAGTAGTAGTACTGAAAGTATTACGGATAGCGAACAAAGTGAAGAAATGTATAGCAATACTTGCAATTTATTTGATGTAAAAGGTatgataaaacaaaattcgAAGCATAGTAGCTATATAGAAAGAGggaatacaaaaaattataaaagcaCTTCAGATTGTACACAAAATTCGAATGAATACAATATGCTATTTGAAGAATTACTAAAAAAAGgaggaaagaaaaaaatgacatATAAAGTAGTACCAAAATGGCATGCATcgaatgatatatttttatcacgATTAGTGTCTTATGATGAAATACAAATAGgtttatatgaattatatcCATTATTCATGATACAGACATCtctaatttatatgattcATATATCATGTTGTATGATTACAGAAGATGAATGGAAATATTTCTTTGAAGACAGttttacattatataaGAAATTGCAACCTGAAGAAATAGCTATgagatatattaaaaataagggGTGtagattttataaattaaaaaatattcagcTAAATGAATCTATTGATATACATAATGCTTTTATGAAGATACcagaaaatatgaaatgtCCAGAGGTGCGCAAATTAGCTATAAATGGCGAAAATACAGCTAGCGGTTATTTAGCTGAGCCTTTTGacatttatcatttaatgtTTATTTCGAAAGTTTTttggtatatttttacttactctgataattttcttattttaaGATCTGCATTGTTAAGAAATtgtaagaataaaaaaaaacagtaG